Proteins from a single region of Streptomyces sp. HUAS 15-9:
- a CDS encoding type III PLP-dependent enzyme yields the protein MRQQLLQYVAESAAEDLPAYVYDLGDLREHAAAVRAALPERVQLFYAAKANADPRLLDVLRDHVDGFEVASGGELHHVHFTCPDTPIAFGGPGKTPAELEHALQAGVERLHIESEQELHLLTGRLGERTVDVLLRVNLPIALGPVALAMGGRPSPFGLDPSHLDRCLALIADDPRIRLRGIHVHLASGLDAAAHLDLARQVLTWVTERSDRHGVELTEVNLGGGMEVDYADPDRRFDWAAFGAGLRRLLEGHPGLTLRIEPGRSVTVYCGWYVTEVLDIKRSHGRAFAVLRGGTHHLRTPATKQHNQPFTVIPADSWDRPWERPEAEDELITLVGQLCTPKDVLARNVHVGRLRVGDKIAFALAGAYAWNISHHEFLMHPAPQFHHLDHAPVPTGPLP from the coding sequence GCGTCCAGCTCTTCTACGCCGCCAAGGCCAACGCCGACCCCCGGCTCCTGGACGTCCTGCGCGACCACGTCGACGGCTTCGAGGTCGCCTCCGGCGGCGAACTCCACCACGTCCACTTCACCTGCCCCGATACGCCGATCGCCTTCGGCGGCCCCGGCAAGACCCCAGCCGAACTCGAACACGCCCTCCAGGCCGGAGTGGAGCGCCTGCACATCGAGAGCGAACAAGAGCTCCATCTGCTCACCGGCAGGCTCGGTGAGCGCACCGTGGACGTTCTGCTACGGGTCAACCTCCCCATCGCCCTCGGCCCGGTGGCCCTCGCCATGGGCGGCCGGCCCAGCCCCTTCGGCCTCGACCCGAGCCACCTCGACCGCTGCCTCGCCCTCATTGCCGACGACCCCCGCATCCGGCTGCGCGGCATCCACGTCCATCTCGCCAGCGGCCTCGACGCCGCCGCACACCTCGACCTCGCCCGGCAGGTCCTGACCTGGGTGACGGAACGGTCGGACCGGCACGGCGTGGAGCTGACCGAGGTCAACCTCGGCGGCGGCATGGAGGTCGACTACGCCGACCCCGACCGGCGCTTCGACTGGGCGGCCTTCGGCGCCGGCCTGCGCCGCCTGCTGGAGGGCCATCCCGGCCTCACCCTGCGCATCGAACCGGGCCGCTCGGTCACCGTGTACTGCGGCTGGTACGTCACCGAGGTCCTCGACATCAAACGCAGCCACGGCCGCGCCTTCGCCGTCCTGCGCGGCGGCACCCACCATCTGCGCACGCCGGCCACCAAACAGCACAACCAGCCGTTCACCGTCATCCCCGCCGACAGCTGGGACCGGCCCTGGGAGCGCCCCGAAGCCGAGGATGAACTCATCACGCTGGTGGGGCAGTTGTGCACGCCCAAGGATGTCCTGGCCCGCAATGTGCACGTAGGGCGGCTGCGCGTCGGCGACAAGATCGCCTTCGCCCTGGCCGGGGCGTACGCCTGGAACATCTCCCACCACGAGTTCCTGATGCACCCCGCGCCGCAGTTCCATCACCTCGACCACGCTCCCGTCCCCACCGGACCCCTCCCGTAG